A single region of the Deinococcus aquiradiocola genome encodes:
- a CDS encoding GAF domain-containing protein, whose protein sequence is MPESPALSPGPPLSERLQDTTEALAGARSREEVFGTVLRPALEALGALTCTVLLLEGDGRQLRRGATLGAPLAERTLWRDTALARNDLIRSVLEQHQGVFFRETQELRAAYPQLERRMDGEAALAVAVLPLVLDGAGLGVIVLDFAAPHEFPPEERRFLRTLSAQCSIALGRTFLTHELESRVQARARQLEQATRAQLALSAFTEAAGTELDVRVLARQAVEFLKLRFPECSSGYYALEDDLWKLRVHTDDMQDDPALLRRVQAGLPLGTPVFRDALLTRQAVFVSRWDAVREGVEGSEAYEAVAVYPLLHRDAVRAMLVVGLKHAELWEERDQDVFRAVGRGLTLALERAAQADALVQKNAELEARTSTLEAFARLTSDLGTQPDPPALIGRAQGVALSLLPGSSASFQEAPTRAGLPATPTYAPDGPRGAVAALPVRVAGEPLGVLSVTLPGPHAWTRTDRAVLETLVGSLELALGQAEQAQRHEEEVRAQAAFVRFMEATGSIQDLGTLIREVLQTLQALLPGSGAAFYDRAPDGWTLRQQIGTVSAPLTVPLLPDSLPIARLLTERCPLFVEGRDHPSGRPLALYPLQQHHEVTAVLSVSGPDRRPWTDRERTLVSAIGRSFSLLHDRIALAERLQDRQQEAERRMEALEAFAQLTNELGIQGDRYALVQRAQAVVLSLLDDGFAVYYEPDGPVWRLRSQVGSMRNPALQAAVDAGLDFERTENLLRPWRTGEALYQDAYDTGTDALDETKHTVGATATVPLRLDGHCIGVFGIIQFGPRRWTATDRTVLEGVLRSLSLALERAQSISQLAERSRELEHSNAGLRAANEELEAFAYSVSHDLRTPVRHILGFNSLLRRSLQHSDLDSKAVRYLDVVDQSAGRMNTLIDTMLELSRTSRQPLRMQPVDLNAMLDAVRQELAPEMNGRHVQWEARPLPTVMGDHAMLRQVLVNLLTNALKYTQPRDPARIEVWADGTDREWTVHVRDNGVGFNPQYASKLFGVFQRLHSQEEFEGVGIGLANVRRIVTRHGGRVHAEGTQGEGATFSFTLPRT, encoded by the coding sequence ATGCCCGAGTCGCCCGCCCTCTCTCCCGGCCCGCCGCTCAGCGAGCGCCTGCAGGACACGACCGAGGCGCTCGCCGGTGCCCGCTCGCGGGAGGAGGTGTTCGGGACGGTCCTGCGGCCCGCGCTGGAGGCGCTCGGGGCGCTCACGTGCACGGTCCTGCTGCTGGAGGGCGACGGGCGGCAGCTGCGGCGCGGCGCGACGCTCGGTGCGCCGCTCGCGGAGCGTACCCTGTGGCGGGACACGGCCCTCGCGCGCAACGACCTGATCCGCTCGGTGCTGGAGCAGCATCAGGGCGTGTTCTTCCGGGAGACGCAGGAGTTGCGCGCCGCGTACCCGCAGCTGGAGCGGCGCATGGACGGCGAGGCGGCCCTCGCGGTGGCGGTGCTGCCGCTCGTGCTGGACGGCGCGGGACTGGGCGTCATCGTGCTGGATTTCGCCGCGCCGCACGAGTTCCCGCCCGAGGAACGCCGTTTCCTGCGGACGCTGAGCGCGCAGTGCAGCATCGCGCTCGGCCGGACCTTCCTGACGCACGAGCTGGAGTCGCGCGTGCAGGCCCGCGCCCGGCAGCTGGAGCAGGCGACGCGCGCGCAGCTGGCCCTCTCGGCGTTCACGGAAGCGGCCGGGACGGAACTCGACGTGCGCGTTCTGGCGCGTCAGGCGGTGGAGTTCCTGAAGCTGCGTTTCCCGGAGTGCAGCAGCGGGTACTACGCGCTGGAGGACGACCTCTGGAAGCTGCGCGTGCACACGGACGACATGCAGGATGACCCCGCACTGCTGCGGCGCGTGCAGGCCGGACTGCCGCTCGGGACGCCGGTCTTCCGGGACGCGCTGCTGACGCGGCAGGCCGTGTTCGTGAGCCGCTGGGACGCCGTGCGCGAAGGGGTCGAGGGCAGCGAGGCGTACGAGGCGGTCGCCGTGTACCCGCTGCTGCACCGGGACGCGGTGCGCGCCATGCTGGTGGTGGGCCTGAAGCATGCCGAACTGTGGGAGGAACGGGACCAGGACGTGTTCCGCGCGGTGGGGCGCGGGCTGACGCTGGCGCTCGAACGGGCCGCGCAGGCGGACGCGCTCGTGCAGAAGAACGCGGAACTGGAGGCCCGCACGAGCACCCTGGAGGCCTTCGCGCGGCTCACATCGGACCTCGGCACGCAGCCGGACCCGCCCGCGCTGATCGGGCGGGCGCAGGGCGTGGCGCTGTCCCTGCTGCCCGGCAGTTCGGCCAGCTTTCAGGAAGCGCCGACCCGGGCAGGGCTGCCCGCCACCCCCACGTACGCGCCGGACGGGCCGCGCGGCGCGGTCGCGGCGCTGCCCGTCCGGGTGGCAGGCGAACCGCTCGGTGTGCTGAGCGTCACGCTGCCCGGCCCGCACGCGTGGACCCGCACGGACCGGGCCGTGCTGGAAACGCTGGTGGGCAGCCTGGAACTCGCGCTCGGGCAGGCCGAGCAGGCGCAGCGGCACGAGGAGGAGGTGCGCGCGCAGGCGGCTTTCGTGCGCTTCATGGAGGCGACCGGCAGCATTCAGGACCTCGGCACCCTGATCCGCGAGGTGCTGCAGACCCTGCAGGCCCTCCTGCCGGGCAGCGGCGCCGCCTTCTACGACCGCGCCCCGGACGGCTGGACGCTCCGCCAGCAGATCGGGACGGTCAGCGCGCCCCTCACCGTGCCGCTGCTCCCGGACAGCCTGCCGATCGCACGGCTCCTGACGGAACGCTGCCCGCTGTTCGTGGAGGGCCGCGACCACCCGTCCGGCCGTCCCCTCGCGCTGTACCCGCTGCAGCAGCACCACGAGGTGACGGCCGTCCTCAGCGTGAGTGGCCCCGACCGCCGCCCCTGGACGGACCGCGAACGGACGCTGGTGTCCGCCATCGGGCGCAGCTTCTCGCTGCTGCACGACCGGATCGCGCTCGCCGAACGCCTGCAGGACCGGCAGCAGGAGGCCGAACGCCGCATGGAGGCGCTGGAGGCCTTCGCGCAGCTCACGAACGAACTCGGCATTCAGGGCGACCGGTACGCCCTGGTGCAGCGTGCGCAGGCGGTCGTGCTGTCGCTGCTCGACGACGGGTTCGCCGTGTACTACGAGCCTGACGGGCCGGTGTGGCGCCTGCGTTCGCAGGTGGGCAGCATGCGCAACCCCGCCCTGCAGGCCGCCGTGGACGCCGGACTGGACTTCGAACGGACCGAGAACCTCCTGCGCCCCTGGCGGACCGGGGAGGCGCTCTACCAGGACGCCTACGACACCGGCACGGACGCGCTGGACGAAACGAAGCACACGGTCGGCGCGACCGCCACCGTTCCCCTGCGGCTCGACGGGCACTGCATCGGCGTGTTCGGCATCATCCAGTTCGGGCCGCGCCGCTGGACCGCCACCGACCGCACCGTGCTGGAGGGCGTGCTGCGCAGCCTGAGCCTCGCGCTGGAACGCGCGCAGAGCATCTCTCAGCTCGCGGAACGCTCCCGCGAACTGGAGCACAGCAACGCCGGACTGCGCGCCGCGAACGAGGAACTCGAAGCGTTCGCGTACAGCGTCTCGCACGACCTGCGGACCCCCGTGCGGCATATCCTCGGCTTCAACAGCCTGCTGCGCCGCAGCCTGCAGCACAGCGACCTCGACAGCAAGGCCGTCCGTTACCTCGACGTGGTCGACCAGTCCGCCGGACGCATGAACACGTTGATCGACACCATGCTGGAACTGTCACGCACGTCCCGGCAGCCGCTCAGGATGCAGCCCGTCGACCTGAACGCCATGCTGGACGCCGTGCGGCAGGAACTCGCACCGGAAATGAACGGCCGCCACGTCCAGTGGGAGGCGCGTCCCCTCCCCACCGTGATGGGCGACCACGCCATGCTGCGGCAGGTGCTCGTCAACCTCCTCACCAACGCCCTCAAGTACACGCAGCCGCGCGACCCGGCCCGCATCGAGGTCTGGGCGGACGGCACGGACCGCGAGTGGACCGTCCACGTGCGCGACAACGGCGTGGGCTTCAACCCGCAGTACGCCAGCAAGCTCTTCGGGGTGTTCCAGCGCCTGCACAGCCAGGAGGAGTTCGAGGGGGTCGGTATCGGGCTCGCGAACGTGCGCCGCATCGTCACCCGCCACGGCGGGCGCGTCCATGCCGAAGGAACTCAGGGGGAGGGCGCCACCTTCAGCTTCACCCTCCCCCGCACCTGA
- a CDS encoding RelA/SpoT domain-containing protein has protein sequence MRGWPGGPRGSGVRSGAGGAALPGASRDVLEACAAVQARYRVDTALVTQPEPNFLELYAAAKRSAGMFQGLVEAFGAQVGFVAQCRPGGVKSLDRIVEKYQGSDRNLPLDMLAGKVVVPTLLDLYRVALQVGDAFDVVGFRDRVRHPQSSGYRDLHFIVDVGGHYAELKVMHTFFDRVDLYEHRLYEIRRALELGAEVVTLGGPDVYPVLASVEPLVLDTLENTSRELFARAWQMVLGREAGEGPTVTYYLLGQVPVKMEERPGEGVSLVAYDPSRGGYVADARYYSDIKREDREPVSVITEAEFLRQVEHLRQSGQD, from the coding sequence GTGCGTGGGTGGCCGGGCGGCCCGCGCGGGAGCGGCGTGAGGTCCGGCGCGGGCGGCGCGGCCCTGCCGGGCGCGTCGCGGGACGTGCTGGAGGCCTGCGCGGCCGTGCAGGCCCGCTACCGGGTGGACACGGCGCTGGTGACGCAGCCGGAACCGAATTTCCTGGAGCTGTACGCGGCGGCGAAACGCTCGGCGGGCATGTTTCAGGGGCTGGTCGAGGCGTTCGGCGCGCAGGTGGGGTTCGTGGCGCAGTGCCGTCCGGGCGGCGTGAAGAGCCTGGACCGCATCGTGGAGAAGTACCAGGGGTCCGACCGGAACCTGCCGCTGGACATGCTGGCCGGGAAGGTGGTCGTGCCGACCCTGCTGGACCTGTACCGCGTGGCGCTTCAGGTGGGCGACGCCTTCGACGTGGTGGGCTTCCGGGACCGGGTGCGTCACCCGCAGAGCAGCGGGTACCGGGACCTGCACTTCATCGTGGACGTGGGCGGGCACTACGCGGAGCTGAAGGTCATGCACACCTTCTTCGACCGGGTGGACCTGTACGAGCACCGCCTGTACGAGATCCGGCGCGCCCTGGAACTCGGCGCGGAAGTGGTCACGCTGGGCGGCCCGGACGTGTACCCGGTGCTGGCGTCGGTGGAGCCGCTGGTGCTGGACACGCTGGAGAACACGAGCCGGGAACTGTTCGCGCGGGCGTGGCAGATGGTGCTGGGCCGCGAGGCGGGCGAGGGGCCGACCGTCACGTACTACCTGCTGGGGCAGGTGCCGGTCAAGATGGAGGAACGGCCCGGCGAGGGCGTGTCGCTCGTCGCGTACGACCCGTCGCGCGGCGGGTACGTGGCGGACGCGCGGTACTACAGCGACATCAAGCGCGAGGACCGCGAACCGGTGAGCGTCATCACGGAAGCGGAATTTCTGCGGCAGGTGGAGCACCTGCGGCAGTCCGGGCAGGACTGA